A region of Elusimicrobiota bacterium DNA encodes the following proteins:
- a CDS encoding DegT/DnrJ/EryC1/StrS family aminotransferase, with protein sequence MKIPFMDIKLAQDELRAEIGADIGRVMASGVYILGPELDGFEREFANYCGTSQGIGVSSGYDALFLIFRAMGIGPGDQVIVPAYCFVSLWFAVNAVGAVPVPVEPDPSTMNMDPTQIAAAVTPQTKAILVHHMFGQPADMAPILEVAKARRLKVVEEVSQAHGASYRGRRAGSWGDAAAFDFYPTLNLGAVGDGGAILTNDAELAERIRALRNFGFRGKKFGAEKGITSRLGEIQAAVLRTKLHRLEAWNDLRRKQAAVYQKALENTPGLTRPEVLNQEGTSHVWHRYVIRHPRRTEIAKALDIVGIQTMVHYAEPPHLSSAYAEMKWGPGAFPISEKTSREVLSLPIGPHLNMTQIAQVAQAVDREAHLRAGGAGPAPRFGIPSPAVPSMGLPVQAPTMNIPLPKPPSSPTPDSETSSPF encoded by the coding sequence ATGAAGATTCCGTTCATGGACATCAAATTGGCGCAGGACGAACTTCGGGCCGAAATCGGCGCCGACATCGGGCGGGTCATGGCCTCGGGCGTCTATATTTTGGGCCCGGAACTGGATGGGTTTGAACGTGAGTTCGCGAACTATTGCGGGACCTCCCAAGGCATCGGTGTCTCCAGCGGGTACGATGCCCTCTTCCTCATCTTCCGTGCCATGGGTATTGGGCCCGGGGATCAAGTGATTGTTCCCGCCTACTGTTTCGTTTCCCTCTGGTTTGCGGTCAACGCCGTGGGGGCGGTGCCGGTCCCGGTGGAGCCGGACCCCAGCACCATGAACATGGACCCCACCCAGATCGCCGCCGCGGTGACCCCTCAAACCAAAGCCATTCTGGTCCACCACATGTTCGGCCAACCGGCCGATATGGCCCCGATCTTGGAGGTCGCCAAAGCCCGTCGACTGAAGGTGGTGGAGGAAGTGAGCCAGGCCCACGGGGCTTCCTATCGGGGACGACGGGCGGGCTCCTGGGGAGACGCCGCCGCTTTTGATTTTTACCCGACGCTCAATCTGGGGGCGGTGGGGGACGGCGGCGCGATCCTGACGAACGATGCGGAATTGGCGGAGCGCATTCGAGCTCTTCGGAATTTCGGATTTCGGGGCAAAAAGTTCGGGGCGGAGAAGGGCATCACCAGCCGCCTCGGGGAAATTCAGGCGGCCGTCCTCCGCACCAAACTTCACCGGCTGGAGGCCTGGAACGACCTTCGCCGCAAACAGGCCGCCGTCTATCAAAAAGCCCTGGAAAACACTCCCGGGCTGACCCGGCCCGAGGTCTTAAACCAAGAGGGGACCTCCCACGTTTGGCACCGTTACGTGATCCGCCACCCCCGACGGACCGAAATCGCCAAGGCCCTCGATATTGTCGGCATTCAAACCATGGTCCATTACGCCGAGCCGCCTCACCTCTCCTCGGCCTACGCGGAGATGAAGTGGGGACCCGGCGCTTTTCCGATTTCCGAGAAGACCAGCCGCGAGGTTCTTAGCCTCCCCATCGGGCCCCACCTGAACATGACCCAGATCGCCCAGGTGGCCCAAGCCGTGGATCGAGAGGCCCACCTCCGCGCCGGCGGGGCCGGGCCCGCGCCGCGTTTCGGCATCCCCTCGCCCGCCGTCCCCTCCATGGGGCTCCCGGTCCAAGCTCCCACGATGAACATTCCCCTTCCCAAACCTCCCTCTTCCCCTACGCCCGATTCCGAAACCTCGAGCCCTTTTTAA